Proteins from a genomic interval of Stenotrophomonas sp. 24(2023):
- a CDS encoding ABC transporter ATP-binding protein, which yields MLTATHLVKEHGTHRALDDVSFTVRPGEIFCLLGANGAGKSTTIKLFLGFLEPTSGSAEVDGLSACQRPQEVRRRLLYIPENVALHDELTGYENLDYFARLAAVAQRSPARLKEALRSAGLAPEAFGRRVGLYSKGMRQKVGIALAIIKDAKALLLDEPTSGLDPAASAEFHELIVRQRDRGTAVLMATHDLFRAREVATTIGLMQAGRLRRTLDASTITANDLESLYLEEMSRGT from the coding sequence ATGCTGACTGCAACGCATCTGGTCAAGGAACACGGCACGCATCGGGCGCTCGATGATGTGAGCTTTACGGTGCGCCCTGGCGAGATCTTCTGCCTGCTGGGTGCCAACGGGGCTGGCAAGTCGACCACGATCAAGCTGTTCCTGGGCTTCCTCGAACCCACATCCGGGTCCGCCGAGGTTGACGGGCTCAGTGCCTGCCAGCGGCCACAGGAGGTGCGCAGGCGCCTGTTGTACATCCCGGAAAATGTGGCGCTTCATGACGAACTGACCGGCTATGAAAACCTGGATTACTTCGCGCGCCTGGCTGCTGTAGCGCAGCGTTCGCCCGCGCGACTGAAAGAAGCGCTCAGGTCCGCCGGGTTGGCACCCGAGGCATTCGGGCGGCGCGTGGGTCTCTACTCCAAGGGCATGCGCCAGAAGGTGGGTATTGCGCTGGCCATCATCAAGGACGCCAAGGCGTTGCTCCTTGATGAGCCTACGTCCGGCCTGGACCCCGCCGCATCGGCCGAGTTCCACGAACTGATCGTGCGCCAACGCGACCGCGGCACGGCGGTCCTGATGGCTACCCATGATCTGTTCCGCGCCCGCGAAGTGGCGACGACCATCGGGCTGATGCAGGCCGGCAGATTGCGCAGAACACTGGATGCCAGCACGATCACCGCGAATGATCTTGAGAGCCTCTACCTTGAGGAAATGAGCCGGGGTACCTAG
- a CDS encoding asparagine synthase-related protein encodes MYRYIAVFWNDHSESAHAQAQQAMERIEEGRPGIACVMKGNGAAIYAQSDNPGYFEYSRSGSLVVLGKLFHKVFGADTVPAQARPDAASAEAACRTQGVNLVEHYWGRYVALGYQPDTSSWFVLRDPTAEIPCYMTTVDQLTVVFSNMEDCLLLGLGDFSVDWSFLSYSLLFPFRDGLQTGFEEVTAIEAGEAVTIRNGQPVGRHYQWDVVRQASEAPIDDLEEAVQLARATLLGCIGALASQHRRIQLQLSGGLDSSIVLAGLLHAPSAPEVTCVHHYDAGIGADERMFARMAVAGARESSGRNCAFVEYQRQPHCSLEEIMDFPRTARPAHCSGYLLHRRDVDFDADTVQFTGVGGDAVFLRFKGNAAAIDYAWRRGIDRDFFRVAFETAQSGDSLYGVFKDAFLQGVLKKPGRINGRWGNPCEWVKVDASEQDGMPPAWLRHARTQGHRLSPHKLAHIGRMIFPTSVLDPFEGAGRWHGVSPISAQPVVELFARLPLHVLMAGAEDRTIARRALQGLLPQALLSRKVKSYLDDHSVAVTQQHQPFIRSLLVDGLLAQRGYIDSASADAGIRRVSPDHSSQVLGIFGPQVNIEAWLRRWMGPPGVPAAGVA; translated from the coding sequence ATGTACCGATATATCGCTGTTTTCTGGAACGATCATTCCGAGTCCGCCCATGCGCAGGCCCAGCAGGCCATGGAACGGATCGAAGAGGGCCGCCCCGGCATCGCCTGCGTGATGAAGGGCAACGGGGCCGCCATCTATGCCCAGAGTGACAACCCCGGTTACTTCGAATACAGCCGATCCGGCTCGCTGGTGGTTCTGGGCAAGCTGTTCCACAAGGTCTTCGGTGCCGACACCGTTCCTGCGCAGGCGCGCCCCGATGCTGCCTCGGCAGAGGCCGCCTGCCGCACGCAGGGCGTGAACCTCGTGGAGCATTACTGGGGGCGCTACGTTGCCTTGGGCTACCAGCCGGACACCTCCAGCTGGTTCGTACTGCGCGACCCGACTGCGGAAATACCGTGTTACATGACCACGGTAGACCAGCTGACGGTGGTCTTTTCAAACATGGAAGACTGCCTTCTGCTGGGGTTGGGTGATTTCAGCGTCGACTGGTCGTTCCTTTCCTATTCGCTGCTGTTCCCGTTCCGGGACGGCCTGCAAACAGGCTTCGAGGAGGTCACTGCGATCGAGGCGGGCGAGGCGGTGACGATCCGCAATGGCCAGCCGGTCGGCCGACACTATCAGTGGGATGTCGTGCGGCAGGCAAGCGAAGCACCCATCGACGATCTCGAGGAAGCCGTACAGCTGGCACGTGCAACGCTGCTGGGCTGTATTGGTGCGCTGGCCAGCCAGCATCGTCGCATCCAGCTTCAACTGTCCGGCGGGCTGGACTCCTCCATTGTCCTCGCCGGCCTGCTGCATGCGCCCTCCGCACCGGAGGTGACATGCGTCCACCACTATGATGCCGGCATTGGTGCCGACGAGCGCATGTTCGCACGCATGGCGGTTGCCGGCGCCCGTGAATCCTCCGGAAGAAACTGCGCGTTCGTCGAGTACCAGCGGCAGCCGCACTGCTCGCTGGAAGAGATCATGGATTTCCCGCGAACCGCCCGTCCTGCGCACTGCTCGGGCTACCTGCTGCATCGGCGCGACGTGGATTTCGACGCAGACACGGTGCAGTTCACCGGTGTCGGCGGCGATGCGGTCTTCCTGCGCTTCAAGGGCAATGCCGCTGCCATCGACTATGCGTGGCGGCGCGGGATCGACCGCGACTTTTTCCGTGTCGCGTTCGAAACCGCACAGTCGGGCGATTCGCTGTACGGGGTATTCAAGGATGCCTTTCTCCAGGGCGTGCTCAAAAAGCCTGGCCGCATCAACGGCCGCTGGGGCAACCCGTGCGAATGGGTGAAGGTGGATGCTTCCGAACAGGACGGCATGCCGCCCGCCTGGCTGCGGCATGCACGCACACAGGGGCACAGGCTCTCTCCACACAAGCTGGCGCATATCGGCCGGATGATCTTCCCGACCAGCGTGCTCGATCCCTTCGAGGGCGCCGGACGCTGGCATGGCGTATCACCGATCAGCGCACAGCCTGTGGTCGAACTGTTCGCCCGTCTGCCCCTGCATGTGCTGATGGCCGGTGCGGAAGACCGGACGATCGCACGTCGTGCACTGCAGGGTCTGCTCCCGCAGGCGCTGCTGTCACGCAAAGTGAAGTCCTACCTGGACGATCACTCGGTTGCCGTCACCCAGCAGCATCAGCCCTTCATCAGGAGCCTGCTGGTGGATGGCCTGCTGGCGCAGCGGGGCTACATCGACAGCGCATCGGCCGATGCAGGCATCCGCAGGGTCAGCCCGGATCACTCATCCCAGGTGTTGGGCATCTTCGGCCCGCAGGTCAACATCGAAGCCTGGCTCAGGCGCTGGATGGGTCCCCCCGGCGTGCCTGCGGCCGGGGTGGCCTAG
- a CDS encoding lasso peptide biosynthesis B2 protein, which yields MDQPEARYFLSKHAHVCVTGDAMVILDQATGSYLSIDRRGAAGLGGLVLDWPLASNGMPRPRMLQTLLDRRLITQDRLRGKSAASARIALPRYWVREGEPRGCPPITARDVRRFLASVTRAACSRTLLPFSYTVSAARRRGQASAAGEVNLQQLALLVRVFDWLRPIAFRKTDECFLYCLAMREFLSRYGIVPAWVFAVRTQPFAAHCWLQHGDQVLTDIPFNLRRMTPILVL from the coding sequence ATGGACCAGCCTGAGGCCCGCTATTTCCTTTCGAAACACGCACATGTCTGTGTGACCGGCGACGCGATGGTCATCCTGGACCAGGCAACCGGCAGCTATCTTTCCATCGACCGGCGCGGGGCGGCAGGGCTGGGCGGGCTGGTGCTGGACTGGCCCTTGGCCTCCAATGGAATGCCAAGGCCCAGAATGCTTCAGACGCTGCTTGATCGGCGCCTGATCACGCAGGACCGGCTGCGTGGCAAATCCGCAGCGAGCGCCAGGATCGCGTTGCCACGGTACTGGGTGCGCGAGGGCGAACCCCGGGGATGCCCGCCGATCACGGCCCGCGATGTGCGCCGTTTCCTGGCCTCGGTCACGCGCGCAGCGTGCAGCAGGACGCTTCTGCCTTTCAGCTACACGGTGTCGGCAGCGCGCAGGCGCGGTCAGGCATCTGCGGCAGGTGAGGTGAATCTGCAGCAGTTGGCCCTGCTGGTCCGGGTGTTCGATTGGTTGCGGCCAATCGCCTTCAGGAAGACCGATGAGTGCTTCCTCTACTGCCTGGCCATGCGCGAGTTCCTGTCGCGGTACGGCATCGTTCCGGCGTGGGTCTTCGCGGTGCGGACCCAGCCATTCGCGGCGCATTGCTGGTTGCAGCACGGCGACCAGGTCCTGACCGACATCCCCTTCAACCTGCGCCGGATGACGCCCATCCTGGTGCTGTAG
- a CDS encoding SgcJ/EcaC family oxidoreductase, whose amino-acid sequence MESIELPAALDQVLRDYERAWRADDADALALLFTEDGFVLQSGQPPVRGREAIRNAYRGQGGSPLRLRALAYDTGGNSGAIIGTYGFGQNVTETGKFTLTLRRSAQGKWLIRSDMENMNRPPQGGPPAGTP is encoded by the coding sequence ATGGAAAGCATCGAACTGCCTGCCGCGCTGGACCAGGTGCTGCGGGATTATGAGCGGGCATGGCGCGCAGATGATGCCGATGCACTGGCCTTGCTGTTTACCGAGGACGGGTTCGTGCTGCAGAGCGGGCAGCCGCCGGTTCGCGGGCGCGAGGCCATCCGCAACGCCTACCGTGGCCAGGGCGGAAGCCCGTTGCGGTTGCGTGCACTGGCGTACGACACCGGCGGCAACAGCGGCGCGATCATAGGCACCTACGGCTTCGGCCAGAACGTGACGGAAACCGGAAAGTTCACGCTCACGTTGCGCCGTTCCGCCCAGGGAAAGTGGCTGATCCGTTCGGATATGGAAAACATGAATCGCCCGCCGCAGGGCGGCCCGCCTGCCGGCACGCCATAG
- a CDS encoding GNAT family N-acetyltransferase, with product MTMTVRIAQESDLAGVAELFDAYRQFYGQPANIAVATAFIGSRLHEGSSLILVATNDAGAMVAFTQLYPLFDSVGATPSFVLYDLYVRPDARRAGVAKQLMHEARSVARQRGAGRIELQTGKDNTAAQRLYESLGWVRDTDFFIYAITP from the coding sequence ATGACCATGACAGTGCGCATTGCGCAGGAAAGTGATCTGGCCGGGGTGGCCGAACTGTTCGATGCCTACCGGCAGTTCTACGGCCAGCCGGCCAACATCGCCGTGGCCACGGCCTTCATCGGCAGCCGCCTGCACGAGGGGTCGTCACTCATCCTGGTGGCAACCAACGACGCCGGGGCGATGGTGGCGTTCACCCAGTTGTACCCCCTGTTCGATTCGGTCGGTGCCACGCCCAGCTTTGTGCTTTACGACCTGTATGTGCGGCCGGATGCCCGCCGGGCAGGGGTGGCCAAGCAGTTGATGCACGAGGCCCGGTCTGTGGCCCGGCAACGGGGTGCAGGCAGGATCGAACTGCAGACCGGGAAGGACAACACCGCCGCCCAGCGCCTGTATGAATCACTGGGCTGGGTGCGCGATACCGATTTTTTCATCTACGCCATTACGCCCTAG